Proteins encoded within one genomic window of Bradyrhizobium sp. 186:
- a CDS encoding DUF2336 domain-containing protein: MNLENGLIDQLETALASRELSKRAELLRHVADLFEFGSGKFTDQQIDLFDEVMSSLLQNIERAARAAFGSRLSRLSDAPRRTIRLLAFDDAPEVAAPVLEHSPRLDEATLAANARTKSEDHLLAIAGRSQLTEPVTDVLVERGSNDVAARVAGNVGARFSTQGISKLVGRARDNGALAMCIWARPDIPRETLLKLFVHASEMVRCKLEAADPRQAAVIRSAIAEGSDELQTMARAGSSEHARALAEVRSLHSGGQLDEARVLGFIGERSFDKTAVALSLMSDLPIGAIERALVRSQTEQILILAKAIGLSWDTTKAILTFQPGSAHEAREGLEQCFASFLRLNPNTAKAALQFYRLRERAGQDPVH, encoded by the coding sequence ATGAACTTGGAGAACGGCCTGATCGATCAACTCGAGACGGCGCTGGCGAGCCGGGAGCTGTCGAAGCGCGCCGAGCTCCTGCGACACGTTGCCGATCTCTTCGAGTTCGGCTCGGGCAAGTTCACGGATCAGCAGATCGATCTGTTCGACGAGGTGATGAGCTCGCTGCTTCAGAATATCGAACGCGCCGCCCGCGCGGCCTTCGGAAGCCGGCTTTCCAGATTGTCCGACGCGCCCCGTCGGACGATTCGCTTGCTGGCGTTTGATGACGCGCCCGAAGTGGCCGCGCCGGTCCTCGAGCACTCGCCGCGCCTCGACGAGGCGACCTTGGCGGCGAATGCGCGGACCAAGAGCGAGGACCACCTGCTGGCAATCGCCGGACGCAGCCAGTTGACGGAACCCGTCACCGATGTCCTCGTCGAACGCGGCAGCAACGATGTTGCCGCACGGGTCGCCGGCAATGTTGGCGCCAGATTCTCGACTCAGGGAATTTCCAAGCTCGTCGGGCGGGCGCGGGACAATGGTGCGCTCGCCATGTGCATCTGGGCCCGACCCGATATTCCGCGCGAGACCCTGCTGAAGTTGTTCGTCCATGCATCCGAGATGGTGAGATGCAAGCTGGAGGCAGCCGATCCCCGCCAGGCAGCCGTGATCCGGAGTGCAATTGCGGAGGGCTCCGATGAACTGCAAACGATGGCGCGCGCAGGCTCCAGCGAGCACGCCCGGGCGTTGGCCGAGGTGAGGTCCCTGCATTCGGGCGGGCAACTGGACGAGGCACGAGTGCTCGGCTTCATCGGGGAGCGAAGCTTCGACAAGACCGCCGTCGCGCTGTCGCTCATGAGCGACCTGCCAATCGGAGCGATCGAGCGTGCGCTGGTCCGCTCTCAGACCGAGCAGATTCTCATCCTCGCGAAAGCAATCGGTCTATCCTGGGACACGACGAAGGCGATCTTGACGTTTCAGCCCGGTTCGGCCCACGAGGCGCGAGAGGGATTGGAGCAGTGCTTTGCGAGCTTCCTCCGGTTGAATCCAAATACCGCGAAGGCCGCGCTCCAATTCTACCGGCTTCGCGAGCGTGCCGGCCAGGATCCTGTTCACTAG
- a CDS encoding ABC transporter ATP-binding protein, with translation MTTPTAVALEDAKVAFRLGDGRVYTAVEKAHLTVAQGEFVAIVGPTGCGKSTLLNVAAGLLKPAAGSVKIFDRSLAGLNRDAGYLFQADALFPWKTALDNVAIGLEIRGTPRAEALPRAQKWLTSVGLAAFANRYPHMLSGGQRKRVALAQVLIRDPKILLMDEPFGPLDAQTRQVMGNLLLDLWNADRKAVLFVTHDLEEAIALADRVVIMSAGPSSRIIGDWRVTLPRPRDIFEVRLDKEFHALHREIWSVLKDEVMKGYAQSTQAAEAV, from the coding sequence ATGACAACGCCCACGGCAGTGGCACTGGAAGATGCCAAGGTTGCGTTCCGGCTGGGAGACGGGCGGGTCTACACGGCGGTGGAAAAGGCGCACCTTACGGTCGCGCAGGGCGAGTTCGTCGCCATCGTCGGCCCGACCGGCTGCGGAAAATCGACACTGCTCAACGTTGCCGCCGGACTGCTGAAGCCGGCCGCCGGCAGCGTCAAGATATTCGACCGGTCGCTCGCGGGGCTGAACCGGGACGCCGGCTATCTGTTCCAGGCCGATGCGCTGTTTCCCTGGAAGACCGCGCTCGACAATGTCGCGATCGGGCTCGAGATCAGGGGCACGCCGCGCGCCGAGGCGCTGCCGCGCGCGCAGAAATGGCTGACCTCCGTCGGCCTCGCGGCTTTCGCCAACCGCTATCCGCACATGCTTTCGGGCGGCCAGCGCAAGCGTGTGGCGCTGGCGCAGGTGCTGATCCGCGATCCCAAGATCCTGCTCATGGACGAGCCGTTCGGGCCGCTCGATGCGCAGACCCGGCAGGTGATGGGCAACCTCCTGCTCGACCTCTGGAATGCCGACCGCAAGGCCGTGCTGTTCGTGACCCATGACCTCGAGGAGGCGATCGCGCTCGCCGACCGCGTCGTGATCATGTCGGCGGGACCGTCCTCGCGCATCATCGGCGACTGGCGCGTGACGCTGCCGCGCCCGCGCGACATCTTCGAGGTGCGGCTGGACAAGGAGTTCCATGCGCTCCATCGCGAAATCTGGAGCGTGCTCAAGGACGAGGTGATGAAGGGCTACGCGCAATCCACGCAAGCGGCGGAGGCGGTCTGA
- a CDS encoding ABC transporter ATP-binding protein: MPSRPMIGYAHVTKSFGRTVAVDHVSLDIGEGEFLAIVGGSGSGKTTLLRLTNRLIEADRGTITVEGDDVRAVDPVALRRRIGYVFQSGGLFPHLSVADNIGITPKLLGVPAADIAARVDELLELVQLDRAAHRDRLPEALSGGQRQRVGVARALAAQPRIVLMDEPFGALDPLTRDALGDDYRTLHRSLGLTTVMITHDMTEAILLADRIAVMRSGKLLAQGTPAELSKSSDDYVLELLRTPRRQVERLNTLLPQSGAA; encoded by the coding sequence ATGCCTTCCAGGCCGATGATTGGCTATGCGCACGTCACCAAGAGCTTCGGTCGCACCGTGGCTGTGGACCATGTGTCGCTCGATATCGGCGAGGGCGAGTTTCTGGCCATCGTCGGCGGCTCGGGCTCGGGCAAGACCACACTGCTGCGGTTGACAAACCGGCTGATCGAGGCCGATCGGGGCACGATCACCGTCGAGGGCGACGACGTGCGGGCCGTCGATCCGGTCGCGCTGCGGCGACGGATCGGGTACGTCTTCCAGAGCGGCGGACTGTTTCCGCATCTGAGTGTTGCCGACAATATCGGGATCACGCCGAAGCTGCTTGGCGTGCCGGCGGCGGACATCGCCGCGCGCGTCGACGAGCTGCTGGAGCTCGTGCAGCTCGACCGTGCTGCGCATCGCGACCGGCTGCCAGAGGCGCTGTCCGGCGGCCAGCGCCAGCGCGTCGGCGTCGCGCGGGCGCTGGCGGCACAACCCCGCATCGTACTGATGGACGAGCCGTTCGGCGCGCTCGATCCCCTGACCCGCGACGCGCTCGGCGACGACTATCGCACGCTGCATCGCAGCCTCGGCCTAACCACCGTGATGATCACGCACGACATGACGGAAGCGATTCTGCTCGCCGACCGCATCGCGGTGATGCGCAGCGGAAAGCTGCTCGCGCAGGGCACACCGGCCGAGCTCTCAAAGAGCAGCGATGACTATGTGCTGGAGCTGTTACGGACGCCGCGGCGCCAGGTCGAGCGGCTAAACACGCTGCTGCCGCAGAGCGGTGCGGCATGA
- a CDS encoding PAS-domain containing protein, which produces MTILGLLFSAAIVASFLVDLGARYREAIASAQTDALNLAAILAEHAAVTFEDIDRVLLETEAIRKGSLSGKYAAPDEGNVALRQLVKSSSILVAVGWTNASGEVIAHSYDHAPPRSNISDMSHFVIHGDDASRGLFVAPPYRSAVSDQWFSAASRRLNNPDGSFAGIVTAPLDLSFLLKIYRKIDLGGDGSVVLFHRTGRILARVPEQKNVLGMSLAGGPLFTRYLPASDAGSYELTSPVDGVARIAGYKAVSGLPLVMIVTYARSHVLQPWYRHLYIFGPLAAAIVIVILVGTWLLRRQTNALAEMNALFDAALSNMPHGLSMFDADEKLLIANGRYREMYELTEAQVEPGTRLSSIVRCYKPAGGDLDLDEFLEGVKQRTPRIITLADGRTISILRTPMQNGGWVATHQDITEKRHDETLLAEHAAELKRTNTRFDVAISNMSQGLCLFDAEKNLVISNSRYQQMYDLPDELVRPGTPLQRILRHYADRGEADQKMTVDQHLRKMPTQRQQDYQLKSNRQVLIQRKPLPDGGWVATHEDVTEQKRGEQMLAEKAAELEAINLRFDAALNNMSQGLCMFDADQRVVVSNARYGAIYHIGRDQIKPGTTLAQILEYRRENGTHFVGVAPDVYLRQNVKQLSEIREIADGRVVAIARHMMQDGGWLTTHEDITDRARNEKRIAYLAQHDLLTGLANRAVFSEKLDEAAKRLQRHGTTFTVLMLDLDRFKIVNDTLGHAAGDQLLVEVARRLSSSLRDTDVLARLGGDEFAIIQENEKNQNEGAIALALRIIGLIDQPLDLGSNRVSVGTSIGIAFAPQHGADAETLLQKADVALYATKSGGRNDFRIFQPEMTEAADTQKLMEGELREAMTRNEFELHYQPVTDARTRAMTSLECFVRWHHPSKGLLAPSQFLDAAEHAGLMLPLGEWILRQACLDAAAWPAHIKVAVNMSAVQFHRSNVLDIVLCALVESGLSPERLELEIPDAALLDGNPAAHLLLVRQLKNLGVGVVLDNCGVGYSAASYLQSFPFTKFKIDRAIVQGCTTRRDCAAVVAAAVALARGLDVVTVAKGVENRAQFEALLAAGVDYVQGYLIGRPVPNSEISFESPLPAQNVA; this is translated from the coding sequence GTGACGATCCTAGGCCTGCTGTTTTCGGCAGCCATCGTGGCATCGTTTCTCGTTGATCTCGGTGCCCGCTATCGCGAGGCTATCGCATCTGCGCAAACCGACGCTCTCAACCTCGCCGCCATCTTGGCCGAGCACGCCGCGGTGACGTTCGAAGACATCGATCGCGTCCTGCTCGAAACCGAGGCGATCCGAAAAGGCTCTCTGTCCGGAAAATACGCTGCGCCCGATGAGGGCAATGTTGCGTTGCGTCAGCTGGTCAAGAGCTCCTCTATCCTCGTTGCGGTGGGCTGGACCAATGCCTCCGGGGAAGTCATTGCTCATTCCTACGACCACGCGCCGCCGCGCAGCAACATCTCGGATATGTCGCACTTCGTCATTCATGGCGACGATGCAAGCCGCGGTCTTTTTGTTGCGCCTCCCTATCGATCGGCCGTCAGCGACCAGTGGTTCAGCGCGGCGTCGCGTCGGTTAAACAATCCTGACGGAAGCTTTGCCGGAATCGTCACGGCCCCGCTGGATCTGTCCTTTCTACTCAAGATCTACCGCAAGATCGATCTCGGCGGTGATGGCTCCGTCGTCCTGTTTCACCGCACTGGACGGATTCTGGCGCGGGTGCCGGAGCAGAAGAACGTCCTCGGGATGTCGCTCGCAGGCGGCCCGCTCTTTACCCGGTATCTGCCGGCATCCGATGCGGGCTCCTATGAATTGACAAGTCCGGTTGATGGCGTTGCCCGCATCGCTGGTTACAAGGCAGTCAGCGGACTGCCGCTGGTCATGATCGTGACCTACGCCCGCAGCCACGTGTTGCAGCCGTGGTACCGGCATCTCTATATCTTCGGCCCGCTGGCTGCTGCGATCGTCATCGTCATCCTGGTTGGCACATGGCTGCTGCGGCGGCAGACCAATGCGCTTGCGGAGATGAATGCACTTTTCGACGCCGCATTGAGCAATATGCCGCATGGGCTCAGCATGTTCGATGCGGACGAGAAGCTTCTGATTGCGAACGGTCGTTACCGCGAGATGTATGAGCTCACGGAAGCACAGGTGGAGCCAGGCACGCGGCTCAGCAGCATCGTTCGCTGCTACAAGCCGGCGGGAGGCGATCTCGATCTGGATGAATTTCTCGAGGGCGTAAAGCAACGGACACCCCGGATCATCACGCTCGCCGATGGTCGCACCATCTCGATCCTGCGCACGCCGATGCAGAACGGCGGCTGGGTTGCGACCCATCAGGATATCACGGAGAAGCGGCACGACGAGACGCTGCTGGCTGAACACGCGGCCGAGCTGAAACGCACCAATACCCGGTTCGACGTTGCCATCAGCAACATGTCGCAGGGCCTCTGTCTGTTTGATGCGGAAAAGAATCTCGTCATCTCAAACAGCCGCTATCAGCAGATGTATGATTTGCCGGACGAGCTCGTCAGGCCCGGCACGCCGCTGCAACGGATATTGCGGCACTACGCAGATCGCGGCGAAGCTGACCAGAAAATGACGGTGGATCAGCATCTCCGGAAGATGCCGACCCAGCGGCAGCAGGACTATCAACTGAAAAGCAACCGACAGGTCCTGATTCAGCGCAAGCCGTTGCCGGACGGTGGCTGGGTCGCAACGCATGAAGACGTCACCGAACAGAAGCGCGGCGAGCAAATGCTGGCCGAAAAAGCCGCGGAACTGGAGGCCATCAATCTTCGCTTCGACGCCGCCCTCAACAACATGTCCCAGGGACTTTGCATGTTCGATGCGGACCAGAGGGTCGTGGTATCGAACGCGCGCTATGGCGCAATCTACCATATTGGCCGCGACCAGATAAAACCCGGAACCACGCTGGCGCAAATTCTCGAATATCGTCGCGAGAACGGCACGCATTTCGTCGGCGTCGCGCCGGACGTCTATCTCCGCCAGAACGTGAAACAGCTCAGCGAGATCCGGGAAATCGCGGACGGGCGCGTGGTCGCGATTGCGCGCCACATGATGCAGGATGGCGGCTGGCTCACGACCCACGAGGACATTACCGATCGGGCGAGAAACGAGAAGCGCATCGCGTATCTGGCGCAGCACGATCTGCTCACTGGTCTGGCGAACCGCGCCGTCTTTTCGGAGAAGCTCGACGAAGCTGCAAAGCGATTGCAGCGTCATGGCACGACATTTACCGTTCTGATGCTCGATCTCGACAGGTTCAAGATTGTGAACGATACGCTTGGTCACGCTGCGGGCGACCAGTTGCTGGTCGAGGTGGCACGGCGACTGAGTTCATCGCTGCGGGATACGGACGTGCTGGCGCGCCTCGGCGGCGACGAGTTCGCCATCATCCAGGAGAACGAAAAAAATCAGAACGAGGGCGCGATTGCTCTCGCCCTGAGGATCATCGGCCTGATCGACCAACCCCTCGATCTTGGCAGCAACCGTGTCAGCGTTGGTACCAGCATTGGAATTGCCTTCGCGCCGCAGCACGGCGCCGACGCCGAGACATTGCTACAGAAGGCGGATGTCGCGCTTTATGCGACGAAATCCGGCGGCCGAAACGATTTCCGCATCTTCCAGCCGGAAATGACGGAAGCTGCCGACACACAGAAGTTGATGGAAGGTGAACTGCGGGAGGCGATGACTCGCAATGAGTTCGAGCTGCACTACCAGCCGGTAACCGACGCCAGGACGCGCGCGATGACTAGCCTGGAATGCTTCGTGCGCTGGCATCACCCTTCGAAGGGCTTGCTGGCGCCTTCGCAGTTCCTTGATGCCGCCGAGCACGCCGGATTGATGCTGCCGCTCGGTGAATGGATCTTGCGACAGGCCTGCCTGGATGCGGCTGCCTGGCCGGCCCACATCAAGGTCGCCGTCAACATGAGCGCCGTCCAGTTCCACCGGAGCAACGTGCTCGACATTGTCCTGTGCGCGCTGGTCGAGTCGGGGTTATCGCCCGAACGCCTCGAACTCGAAATACCGGACGCTGCGCTCCTGGACGGGAATCCGGCGGCTCACTTGCTCCTGGTCCGACAACTGAAGAACCTTGGCGTTGGCGTTGTCCTCGACAATTGCGGTGTGGGCTATTCCGCGGCCAGCTACCTCCAGAGCTTCCCGTTCACCAAGTTCAAGATCGACCGGGCGATCGTGCAGGGCTGCACGACGCGAAGGGATTGCGCCGCGGTTGTCGCCGCTGCCGTCGCATTGGCGCGCGGTCTCGATGTCGTCACGGTGGCCAAGGGGGTCGAGAACCGTGCGCAGTTCGAGGCCCTGCTTGCGGCAGGAGTGGACTACGTGCAGGGCTATCTGATCGGGCGGCCCGTGCCGAATTCCGAAATCAGTTTCGAATCGCCGTTGCCGGCGCAGAATGTCGCGTAG
- a CDS encoding TetR-like C-terminal domain-containing protein, which translates to MREAARRAAVSPGAPFRHFPNRDALMAAAAEEAQRRFRVEIEAALGQMPSADPLARFRAFGLAYLRWAIRNPAHFEIISTGRYFAHGGSAELSRDNAELIALTEQMLTDAAEQGLLRSTDLKRIQIAGRALVYGFARMNLDGHFPRWGVEQGEIERMAEGMIDLFIAGISKP; encoded by the coding sequence GTGCGCGAGGCCGCGCGCCGCGCCGCCGTGTCGCCGGGGGCGCCGTTCCGGCACTTTCCCAACCGCGATGCCTTGATGGCCGCGGCGGCAGAGGAGGCGCAGCGGCGCTTTCGTGTCGAGATCGAGGCGGCGCTGGGCCAGATGCCGTCCGCCGACCCGCTCGCCCGTTTCCGCGCCTTCGGCCTTGCCTATTTGCGCTGGGCGATACGCAATCCCGCGCATTTCGAGATCATCTCGACGGGGCGCTACTTTGCCCATGGCGGTTCCGCTGAGCTCTCGCGGGACAATGCGGAGCTGATCGCGCTGACGGAGCAGATGCTGACTGATGCGGCGGAGCAGGGCTTGTTGCGGTCGACGGACCTCAAGCGCATCCAGATCGCGGGCCGCGCCTTGGTCTACGGTTTTGCCCGGATGAATCTCGATGGCCACTTTCCGCGTTGGGGAGTGGAGCAGGGCGAGATCGAGCGGATGGCGGAAGGGATGATCGACCTGTTCATCGCAGGGATCTCGAAGCCCTAG
- a CDS encoding SDR family oxidoreductase, with translation MRSVVVTGASTGIGWATAKFLIGRGYRVFGSVRKQADADRLSGEFGASFTPLLFDVTDEAAVLAAARQVREALNGETLAGLVNNAGIAVAGPVLELSADDFRRQMDINVIGPVIATQAFGPLLGADPSLKGPKGRIVMISSVAGKNGNPLSAPYCTSKHAIEGLSESLRRELMLFGIDVIIVAPGAVKTPIWSKAEQIDLSVYQNSPYLPALNKVMAFMMELGAKGLHAERIAEIVFEALTAASPKVRYQITPDRLRHLIGAVLPKRTLDRIIAKRLGLLPQG, from the coding sequence ATGCGATCTGTCGTCGTCACCGGCGCGTCCACCGGCATTGGCTGGGCCACTGCAAAATTCCTGATCGGGCGCGGCTATCGCGTCTTCGGCAGCGTCCGAAAGCAGGCCGACGCCGACCGGCTCTCGGGCGAATTCGGCGCCAGCTTCACGCCATTGCTGTTCGATGTCACCGATGAAGCCGCAGTGCTGGCCGCCGCGCGCCAGGTGCGCGAGGCGCTGAATGGCGAGACGCTGGCCGGCCTCGTCAACAATGCCGGCATCGCGGTCGCCGGTCCCGTGCTCGAATTATCGGCCGATGATTTCCGCCGCCAGATGGACATCAATGTCATCGGTCCGGTGATCGCCACGCAAGCCTTCGGGCCGCTGCTCGGCGCCGATCCGTCGCTGAAGGGGCCGAAGGGCCGGATCGTGATGATCAGCTCGGTCGCGGGCAAGAACGGCAACCCGCTGTCGGCGCCTTACTGTACCTCCAAGCACGCCATCGAGGGCCTCTCGGAGAGCCTGCGCCGCGAGCTGATGCTGTTCGGCATCGACGTCATCATCGTTGCCCCCGGCGCGGTGAAGACGCCGATCTGGAGCAAGGCCGAACAGATTGATCTCTCCGTGTACCAGAACTCGCCCTATCTTCCGGCGCTGAACAAGGTCATGGCGTTCATGATGGAGCTTGGCGCGAAGGGCCTGCACGCCGAGCGCATCGCCGAAATCGTGTTCGAGGCGCTGACTGCCGCAAGCCCCAAGGTGCGCTACCAGATCACGCCGGACCGGCTGCGCCATCTGATCGGGGCCGTGCTGCCGAAACGGACGCTCGACCGCATCATCGCCAAGCGCCTCGGGTTGCTGCCGCAGGGCTGA
- a CDS encoding ABC transporter permease/substrate-binding protein: protein MSLFSDPRWGEALSHLPDYLGNHVRVSLAALALGLIVSLPLAILTRDRPTPRGVLLALASIVQTVPGLALLALFYPLLLALASVTLAWFGVSFSAFGFLPAMLALALYSMLPVLRNGITGLNGIDPALLEAAKGVGMTARQSLVMVELPLALPVMMAGIRTAAVWVIGTATLSTPIGQTSLGNYIFAGLQTQNWVFVLFGCFASALLALAVDQLLALIENGLRQRSRLRTVFGVAGILALVAATLVPSMARSSSGYGVGAKTFAEQYVLSALLRDRLQAAGLSTTARSGLGSSVIFEALKAGDIDLYVDYSGTLWANQLHRTDIKPRAELLAELKAALARDNITLLGDLGFENAYALVMPKQRAEALHIRTIADLAAHAPTMSIAGDYEFFSRPEWAALQKAYGLQFRAQRQMQPDFMYAAVASGEIDVIAGYTSDGLIAKYDLVVLDDPRHAIPPYDAILLLAPKRTGDERLKEALEPLLGRIDIATMREANLRASGNDANSSPDAVARWLWEKVGKR, encoded by the coding sequence ATGAGCCTCTTCTCCGATCCGCGCTGGGGCGAGGCGCTGTCGCATCTGCCCGACTATCTCGGCAACCATGTGCGGGTGAGCCTGGCCGCGCTCGCGCTTGGCCTGATCGTCAGCCTGCCGCTGGCGATCCTGACGCGCGACCGTCCCACCCCGCGCGGCGTCCTGCTCGCGCTCGCCAGCATCGTGCAGACCGTGCCGGGTCTGGCGCTGCTCGCGCTATTCTACCCGCTGCTGCTGGCGTTGGCCTCTGTGACGCTGGCCTGGTTCGGCGTCTCGTTCTCGGCGTTCGGCTTCCTGCCGGCGATGCTGGCGCTCGCGCTCTATTCGATGCTGCCGGTGCTGCGCAACGGTATCACCGGCCTGAACGGCATCGACCCGGCGCTGCTCGAGGCTGCGAAGGGTGTCGGCATGACCGCGCGGCAGTCGCTCGTGATGGTCGAACTGCCGCTGGCGCTGCCGGTGATGATGGCCGGCATCCGCACCGCCGCCGTCTGGGTGATCGGCACCGCGACGCTGTCGACTCCGATCGGACAGACCAGCCTCGGCAACTATATCTTCGCGGGACTCCAGACCCAGAACTGGGTGTTCGTGCTGTTCGGCTGTTTTGCTTCCGCCCTGCTGGCGCTCGCCGTCGATCAACTGCTTGCTCTGATCGAGAACGGCCTGCGCCAACGCAGCCGCCTGCGTACTGTGTTCGGCGTCGCCGGCATCCTCGCGCTGGTGGCCGCGACGCTGGTGCCGTCGATGGCGCGATCGTCGTCGGGATACGGTGTCGGCGCCAAGACCTTTGCCGAGCAATATGTGCTGTCGGCCCTGCTCAGGGACCGCCTCCAGGCAGCCGGTCTATCCACCACCGCACGATCGGGTCTCGGTTCGAGCGTGATCTTCGAGGCGCTGAAGGCCGGCGACATCGACCTCTATGTCGATTATTCCGGCACGCTCTGGGCCAATCAGCTGCACCGCACCGACATCAAGCCGCGCGCGGAGCTGTTGGCGGAGCTGAAGGCGGCGCTCGCCAGGGACAACATCACCCTGCTCGGCGATCTCGGCTTCGAGAATGCCTATGCGCTGGTGATGCCGAAGCAGCGTGCCGAGGCGCTTCATATCCGCACCATCGCCGATCTCGCGGCGCACGCGCCGACGATGTCGATCGCCGGCGACTACGAATTCTTCTCGCGGCCCGAATGGGCGGCGCTGCAAAAGGCCTATGGCCTTCAGTTCCGCGCCCAACGCCAGATGCAGCCGGACTTCATGTATGCGGCGGTCGCCAGCGGCGAAATCGACGTGATCGCCGGCTACACCAGCGACGGGCTGATCGCGAAATACGATCTCGTGGTGCTCGACGATCCCAGACACGCAATCCCACCCTACGATGCGATCCTTCTGCTCGCGCCGAAGCGCACCGGCGATGAGCGGCTCAAGGAGGCTCTCGAGCCGCTGCTCGGCAGGATCGATATCGCCACGATGCGGGAAGCCAATTTGCGGGCCAGCGGCAACGACGCGAATTCGTCGCCGGATGCGGTGGCGCGGTGGCTGTGGGAGAAGGTGGGGAAACGGTAG
- a CDS encoding sulfatase-like hydrolase/transferase: protein MASAPNPGPSATTAVLASVAALGIWRLLAVAAPHFAALALMYETETDFGARLSFVLAWGILNFFWITLLRRPALSGALSLTMVVVLVLLSRLKHDVVQMTVNFIDLMMIDRDTVAFLFTIFPNLRWSVILAGLVTLPLMYALWWLDPFRIRRLPALASMLACVAALVGYSLYHPDEAWRGYYDDGYLSKFFRSGVSAVSDFAQYGFMESAASTNERLNMPLVDACHPAGRRPNIIMVHDESSFDIRAAQGIKVPPGYGSHFKSHDGRQRTFLAESNGGPSWFTEYNVLAGLSSRSFGRFAYFVTRIATGRVERGLPLALRRCGYDTMSLYPAYGAFMSARSFQLTTGIERFYDAKDLGAKDVEPDGFFYDKALQLMGARTPNKPLFTFIYLGANHFPWETRFRPDLMPNWRAPGNTPSIDEYLRRQAMSAEQYKAFIAGLKKSFPGEPFLIVRYGDHQPEFAPQILEPGLDEGAIGKKLDGYDPRLYGTYYAIDAVNFEPVKSDAVMDTVDGPYLPLVIQEAAGIPLDPSFAEQKEIMLRCKGMFYACKDGAEARRLNRLLINAGMIRGL, encoded by the coding sequence ATGGCGTCCGCGCCCAATCCAGGTCCTTCCGCCACGACCGCTGTGTTGGCGAGCGTTGCCGCGCTCGGCATCTGGCGCCTGCTGGCGGTGGCCGCGCCCCATTTCGCAGCCCTGGCGCTGATGTACGAGACCGAGACCGATTTCGGCGCGCGGCTGTCTTTCGTGCTGGCCTGGGGCATCCTCAACTTCTTCTGGATCACGCTGCTGCGGCGGCCCGCACTCTCGGGCGCGCTGTCGCTGACCATGGTCGTGGTGCTGGTGCTGCTGTCGCGGCTCAAGCACGACGTCGTGCAGATGACGGTGAACTTCATCGACCTGATGATGATCGACCGCGACACCGTCGCCTTCCTGTTCACGATCTTCCCGAACCTGCGCTGGTCGGTGATCCTGGCCGGCCTCGTCACGCTGCCGCTGATGTATGCGCTGTGGTGGCTCGACCCGTTCCGCATCCGCCGCTTGCCGGCGCTTGCCTCCATGCTCGCCTGTGTCGCCGCACTCGTCGGCTATTCGCTCTATCATCCGGACGAGGCCTGGCGCGGCTATTACGACGACGGCTATCTCTCGAAATTCTTCCGCTCCGGCGTCAGCGCGGTCTCCGACTTCGCGCAATACGGTTTCATGGAGTCGGCGGCCTCGACCAATGAACGGCTCAACATGCCGCTGGTCGACGCCTGCCATCCCGCGGGTCGCCGGCCGAACATCATCATGGTCCATGATGAATCGAGCTTCGACATTCGCGCCGCGCAGGGCATCAAGGTGCCGCCGGGCTATGGCAGCCATTTCAAGTCCCATGACGGCAGGCAGCGCACGTTTCTGGCCGAGAGCAATGGTGGGCCGAGCTGGTTCACCGAATACAACGTATTGGCCGGCCTCTCCTCGCGCTCGTTTGGCCGGTTCGCCTATTTCGTGACGCGCATTGCGACGGGCCGCGTCGAGCGCGGCCTGCCGCTGGCGCTACGCCGCTGCGGCTACGACACCATGTCGCTCTATCCCGCCTACGGCGCCTTCATGAGCGCGCGCAGTTTTCAGCTCACCACCGGCATCGAGCGCTTCTACGACGCAAAGGATCTCGGTGCGAAGGATGTCGAGCCGGACGGCTTCTTCTACGACAAGGCGCTCCAGCTGATGGGGGCGCGGACGCCGAACAAGCCGCTGTTCACCTTCATCTATCTCGGCGCCAATCATTTCCCTTGGGAGACGCGCTTCCGCCCCGACCTGATGCCGAACTGGCGCGCACCTGGCAATACGCCCTCCATCGACGAATATCTGCGCCGGCAGGCGATGAGCGCCGAGCAGTACAAGGCCTTCATCGCCGGCTTGAAGAAGTCCTTTCCAGGCGAGCCGTTCCTGATCGTGCGCTATGGCGACCATCAGCCGGAGTTCGCACCGCAGATCCTCGAGCCGGGGCTCGATGAAGGCGCCATCGGCAAGAAGCTCGACGGCTATGATCCGCGTCTCTACGGGACCTATTACGCGATCGACGCCGTCAATTTCGAACCGGTCAAGAGCGATGCGGTGATGGACACGGTCGACGGTCCCTATCTGCCCCTGGTGATCCAGGAAGCTGCCGGCATTCCGCTCGATCCGTCCTTCGCCGAGCAGAAGGAGATCATGCTCCGCTGCAAGGGCATGTTCTACGCCTGCAAGGACGGCGCCGAGGCGCGGCGACTCAACCGGCTGCTGATCAATGCGGGGATGATCCGCGGGCTGTAG